GCCTCGCCACGAATTCCATGCTCGGGACCGAAGAGGGCAGTGAGACGAACCCCGGCCGCGCTGTGAAGGAGATCGATGGTGCTGCGTCCCTGCTCGTCGCGTCCGGTGTGGTTCGTGATCAGCCCGACGCGCTTCCCTCGGACCAGGTGAACCGAGTCCTCCAGGAGTATCGAGATTCCAAGCGTGACGCGCGGACTTGCCTGTGCCGATAATGCTCCACTCGCAATGAGCGTCGTGAATGCAGCTCCGATTGCGACGGCCCGCCGGACGCGTATTGTCGTCAAGTCTTACCGTTCTCGGCCGCGATCCACCCCCTCACGTTTTCCTCGAGAACCACCAGCGGCACCGACCCGCTGCCGAGCACCACGTCGTGGAACTTGCGGATGTCGAACTTCGATCCGAGCTCCGTCTCGGCTTCCGCCCTCAACGCGCGGATCTTCATCTGTCCAGTCTTGTAAGCAAGCGCCTGACCCGGCCATGCGATGTAGCGGTCGACTTCGTTCGTGACGTTGACAAGACTGAGCGCGCTGTTCGAGGCCAGATAGTCGATCGCCCGCTGGCGCGTCCATCCCTTCCAGTGTATGCCCGTATCGATCACGAGCCGGCACGCGCGCCACATGTCGAATGAAAGGCGGCCGAACTCGCTGTAGGGATCCTTGTAGAACCCCGCCTCCTTGCCGAGCGACTCGGAGTACAGCGCCCAGCCCTCGACGAATGCTGTCGCGCCGCTGAAGCGGCGGAAATTCGGAACGTCCGTGAGCTCCTGCTGGAGCGCGAGCTGCAGGTGGTGACCCGGAACCGCTTCGTGACTGGCAAGCGCTTCGACCTCGTACAATGGGCGGCTCTTCAGGTCATGCACGTTCACCCAGTAGGTGCCGCTGCGTGTCCCATCTCCCGAGGGCTGCTGGTAGTATGCGGTCGTTGTCCGGGGAGCGATGTAATCAGGAATGGTTTTGATCCCGTACGGCATTCGCGGCAGCTTGCCAAAAAGTCGCGGCAGCTCGCCGTCCATGAGCTTGAGAAAGTATGAGTTCTTCTCGAGCAGCTCCGTCGGAGTCTTTGCATAAAAGCGAGGGTCAGTGCGCAGGAAGGCGACGAAGCTCTTGAAGTCGCCGCTCCATTTAGCCGAGCGCATCACGGTATCCATCGCCGACCGTATGCGTGCGACCTCGCGTAATCCTGTTTCGTGAACGGCGTCCGGTGTGGCGTCGTCGAGAGTCGTGTAGTACCGCACGAGGAATTCGTAATACTTCCTGCCTTCGGGAAGCTGGCTGGCGCCGAGAGACGTGCGTGCCTTCGGCGTGTACTCCTTCTGTATGAAATCGAGGAAATCGCGGTACCCGGCGGCGACGCTGGTGGTGATTGCCTCACGTGCCGCAGCGATGAGTGCAGGACGATCTGCCTCGGGCACGGTCGAAGGGAATTCCGTGAACGGCTTCCAGAGAAGGCTCTTCGCCGGATCCGTAACGATGTGCGGTGATAGCGCCCCCTCGATGCCGTCGAGGGAGACGCGCGGCAGAACCATCCCGCGTCGCGCGCCTTCGCGCATCACCTCGATGAATCCGCCGGAGTACTTCCTGAACGCGGAGAGCCTCGTGATGTAGTTGCGGTAATCCTGCGTAGTGCGGAAAGGCAGTCGATCCGCTATCTGCGGGAAACTGGTATGGAAACCTTCGCGATTCGTGATTGGAATGAGAAAGTCGAAGAGCTCCGCGGACTGGATCGCGTCACGCAGGCTTCGCTCCATTATGTCCCGGTTGATCTGATCGGGCCGGGCGAGCGAGTCGCGTGGAATTGCACGTAGTCGCGCGAGAAATACGCGCGTGGAGTCGAGGCGTCGCGCTTCCGCGGCCAGTCCTTCGTCGGACAGGCGGTCGTTGTACCGCGTATCACCGAGGGTCGTGGAGAACACCGGCGCTTCACGCAGGGTGTTCTCCCACTGCTGCTCGAAGAGAGTCTTGAGCCGCTCAGGTGCGGGTTGCGTCGAGGCGGGGATTGCGAGAGCGAAGGTGTGTAATACGAGCGTAGCGCGGAGAGCGAAATGCATCGGAGAAGAAGTTAGGGACCGGGAAATAAGTTTGGCGGTGCGGCCACGGCTAATCTGGAAGCAAAGTGAGCCAGTCGTTACCCGAGCACCAGTCGCGCGTCCTCTAGTTAGCAGAGCTGTCTCTGCCGGCGTGCCCAGGCGCCGCACAACAATCGCTGGGTGCGTCGTCGCGGCATCCTGCCAGTACGTCGCGCTCGCGCCACAGAGAACTACTACGCACTCTACCTGATGGTCCCGTACGGCGACGAGAAGGAGCTCGCGCAGCTTCAGGACGGCTTCAGGAACCGGGCGATAGGCGGTCAGACAACTCCGCAGATGCTCGTGCGCTTCCGTCAGGATGTGATCGCGCTCAAGCCGAAGGTTGTGGTGATCCTCGCGGGAACGAACGACATCGCCGGCAATACCGGCCCGTCGACGCTCGAGATGATCGAGAACAATCTCGCTTCGATGGCCGAGCTGGCGAAGGCAAATGGGATCCGCGTCGTGCTTGCCTCAGTGCTTCCGGTTCACCTGTATGTATGGCGGCCGAGTGTGCGGCGACCGGCTCAGACCCTCGTTGCCCTGAATCAGTGGATTCGGGACTACGCGCGAAAGAACGGACATGTCTACCTCGACTATCATTCCGCGATGGCCGATGAACGGCTTGGCATGAGCGCAAATTTCTCGGGCGATGGAGTACACCCGAACGAGGCGGGATACAGAATCATGGCGCCGCTCACCGAGGCGGCGATTCGGAGGGCGCTGCGGCAAGACTAGCTGCGTGCGAGCGCCGGGTGACCGCTGAAAGCGGATGCTGTTATTCGAGCGGTCGTTTCAGCGGCATCACCGTGGCGACGACAAATCCTGGCGACCAACAAGTGATCGTCGGCGTAGTCGCTCTCACTACATAGCGGATCCTGCTTTTACGGGACGATCGCCGCTTGCTTCGCCGCTCGTATGAAAACATCAACGGGCACATTCCAGCCCGCCACTCTCGTCTTCACCTCGAGCCGCATCGCGCCGGGGATCATGGGGGTAAACTCGAAATCCGCGGTCTCTCCGGGACCGGTGAGCAGGTACGCCGCGCGCGGAGTCATTTGCGACTTCGGAAGATCGGCGCCGTCCTTCGCTACCGGGCGCCACTGTGCCCTGGTTGAATCCGTTCCCAGCGCGAATTCCACCCTCCAGTCAGGATGAATGTTGATTACGCGGATTCGATACTTGGTACCGGCCTCGAGCAGAAGGGGCTCGGGATCGCTGCTTCCGTTGACGAAGCCCCGCGTGTCCAGGCCTGGCCCCGGCTCCGGGCCGCCACCGCCCACGAGAATAATTTTGTCTTTTTCCGGGTCGAACTTTCTCGGATCGTCCAGCACCAGCAGCGCCCCGTACATCCCCGAGTTCATCTGGGTGCCCTCGTTGAGATGCGAGTGATACATGAACGTTCCCGAGCGGGGTGGCGTGAATGCCGCGATGAATGAATCGCCCGGCGCGATCGGGGCCATCACGTTCTTACCCATGCCGCTCCAGTTCGGCACGCCATCGGGGAAGCTCTCCAGCTCGATACCATGCCAGTGAACGGCGCTCGGCTCCCGTAGATGGTTGACCACCGTTATGCGGACTGGCTGGCCGCGCTTGAGAAAAAGAGTCGGACCCGGCATGGAGACCGAATCCCGCTTCGGTTCCTTGTCACCGTCCTGCAGAACGAAGCCGATCGCCGGCTTGTCCCCGAACCTCTTTGGTGCCGTCTGGAGTAAGAGCCGGAGGCGTCGGGGCGGTTCCGTCGAAACTGCGTATTTATCGCCGGGGCGCGGGTTGACGTGAATGCCGAGCACGAGGCCTGCCATTGCATGGGCGCGATGCTCCGCGTGCTCCGCCGCCTTTCCGCCGGCAGGCTTTGCCTTCGGCTCGAGAACGTTTTCGTCGGAAACGTGGAAGGCGAAGTGGCAATGGAAGATCCAGTTGCCGGGCTTCTCCGGGACCCAGGTAAAGGCCATCGTGCTTCCGACGCGCATCAGCTCGGTGTTGACGAGGCGCCTTTCAGCCATCCTGTAGATGGTGTCGGCGCTCATCATGCCGCGGCTGTTGACCGAGTAGTAGAACCCGTGCAGATGCATGGGGTGGGTGGATCCAGTCGGATTCACCCAGCGCCAGCGCACTGTGTCGCCGACGGTGAAGGTGAAGCGCTCGGTGTGCGGCCACGACTTGCCGTTGATGACGAGTACTTCGCGCTCAGGCAGCTCTACGCCGTTCACTTTTTTCGCTTCATCGAACCAGATGCCGAGCACGAATACCCGGTCGCGCGGCGATCCCGAACCTGAGCGCGGATCGATGATGAAAGCGCCGGACAGCTGACTCTCGACCGCCTTCCTGTCAGTCAGCGGATTATCCGCGGTCGTTCCCCAGTAGTAGTAGGTGCCCGGCGCACCGGCCACGAAGCGAACATTGCGTGTCCCCCGAGACTGAACGACGATTCCGTCACCGGAGGGAGCGGGCCGGGTATCGAGGCCGAGCACGCGCACGGAGTCAGTGAGCGTGTTGCGAAGGGTGATGCGCACCTCGGTTCCCTCCGGAACACGGATCAGCGGTCCCGGAGTCGACGGGGCACGTCCAGCCTCGGCGAATGCCTGGATCGGAACGGTCGCTCCATTATCGGCCTCCGGATACCACATGCCATTCCGGATATCGAGCGTGAGATCGAGAACGCCGTTCTTCAAGGTTCCCGCGGCGACCCGATTGTCGTTGGCTGCGACTCGTTCGTGGGAGGCAAGCTGCGCCGCCGCAGGGATGGGGCACAGGGAAAGAATCAGCAAGGTGCTGGCGGTGAGAATCCGCAGAGGAGGCTCTTTCTATGAGAAGCCCTCTATGATGGCAGGAATCGTCAAAAGGTCAAGAGAGATTCGGTCAGAAGCGCATACTCGCCGTAACGCGCTGGGCGTCGGCGCAATGCGCGGCGGGCCCTCCGGACCACTCTTGCGCCCGAGGTCGGGGTGATGTTCTCGTTCTGACGTCCGCGTGAGAAACGGGTGATGACGCTATTCCAGATCGGGGAGTGCGCCGCTGCCCACTGGCGGGGGTAGAGTGACGAGTGAGGCGGCGCGGGCCGTGAGCTGCCTGAACGAGTCGCGGTCACGCAGCGCATCGAAGTTGCGGTCGTGGTTGAGCTGGTGAAGGTCGGCCCAGCCGAGAGCGACTTCGGGTTGCAGTGCCTTCGGTTTGCGTGTCCGAGTGGCGCCCCAATATTATCCTCCGATCCAACGGAACGAGGACCCATGCCCGCGACGACCACACCAGTGGAGGATTACCTCGCCTCCCTCCCCGACAATCAGCGAGCCGTGCTCGAGCCGGTACGTGATACCGTTCGGAAGAACCTGCCGAAGGGCTACGAGGAGCTGATGCAGGGAAAGTTCATCACCTACGTCATCCCGCGCTCTCGCTACCCGAAGACGTACAATGGGCAGCCGCTACAGTACGCCGCGCTAGCCGCGCAAAAGAATTACTACACGCTCTACCTGATGGTCCCGTACGGCGACGAGAAGGAGCTCGCGCAGCTTCAGGACGGCTTCAGGAAAGCCGGCAAGAAGCTCGACATGGGGAAGTCGTGCATCCGCTTCAAGAAGCTCGACGACCTTCCACTGGACGTCATCGGCGAAAGCGTCGCGCGAACTTCGGTGGATGATTACATACGCGGGTACGAATCCGTGAAGCGCAAATAGACATCGGGCGGCGCTCTGACCCTCGCGACGGCAGCAGCAGACAAGGATTCTCCACAGCGCCCCGAACAGGGGCTCGTCAGAGGCATACGACGTTGGGATCTCGTCGCACTGATCATCAACAACGTCATCGGCGCGGGTATCTTCGGTCTCCCGGCCGCACTCTACCTGCTGGCAGGAACGTACAGTCTGCTGGCCTTCATCGCGTGCGCTTTCGTAATAGGAATCGTGGCGCTGGTCTTCGCGGAGATGAGCACCCGGTTCACGGAAACCGGCGGTCCGTATCTTTACGCGCGCAAGACGCTCGGCCCGCTCGTGGGCTTCGAGGTCGGGTGGCTCAACTGGATCGCACGACTCACCGGCTTTGCGGGGGTCTGTAACCTCTTCCTGATCTACCTCGCCCTCTTCGTTCCGGGCGCGAACGAAGGCGCGCTGAGGGTAGCTCTCATTGTCGCGGTCGTCGGCGTGTACACGACGA
This portion of the Gemmatimonadaceae bacterium genome encodes:
- a CDS encoding DUF885 domain-containing protein, whose product is MHFALRATLVLHTFALAIPASTQPAPERLKTLFEQQWENTLREAPVFSTTLGDTRYNDRLSDEGLAAEARRLDSTRVFLARLRAIPRDSLARPDQINRDIMERSLRDAIQSAELFDFLIPITNREGFHTSFPQIADRLPFRTTQDYRNYITRLSAFRKYSGGFIEVMREGARRGMVLPRVSLDGIEGALSPHIVTDPAKSLLWKPFTEFPSTVPEADRPALIAAAREAITTSVAAGYRDFLDFIQKEYTPKARTSLGASQLPEGRKYYEFLVRYYTTLDDATPDAVHETGLREVARIRSAMDTVMRSAKWSGDFKSFVAFLRTDPRFYAKTPTELLEKNSYFLKLMDGELPRLFGKLPRMPYGIKTIPDYIAPRTTTAYYQQPSGDGTRSGTYWVNVHDLKSRPLYEVEALASHEAVPGHHLQLALQQELTDVPNFRRFSGATAFVEGWALYSESLGKEAGFYKDPYSEFGRLSFDMWRACRLVIDTGIHWKGWTRQRAIDYLASNSALSLVNVTNEVDRYIAWPGQALAYKTGQMKIRALRAEAETELGSKFDIRKFHDVVLGSGSVPLVVLEENVRGWIAAENGKT
- a CDS encoding SGNH/GDSL hydrolase family protein, translated to MRRRGILPVRRARATENYYALYLMVPYGDEKELAQLQDGFRNRAIGGQTTPQMLVRFRQDVIALKPKVVVILAGTNDIAGNTGPSTLEMIENNLASMAELAKANGIRVVLASVLPVHLYVWRPSVRRPAQTLVALNQWIRDYARKNGHVYLDYHSAMADERLGMSANFSGDGVHPNEAGYRIMAPLTEAAIRRALRQD
- a CDS encoding multicopper oxidase domain-containing protein; this encodes MLILSLCPIPAAAQLASHERVAANDNRVAAGTLKNGVLDLTLDIRNGMWYPEADNGATVPIQAFAEAGRAPSTPGPLIRVPEGTEVRITLRNTLTDSVRVLGLDTRPAPSGDGIVVQSRGTRNVRFVAGAPGTYYYWGTTADNPLTDRKAVESQLSGAFIIDPRSGSGSPRDRVFVLGIWFDEAKKVNGVELPEREVLVINGKSWPHTERFTFTVGDTVRWRWVNPTGSTHPMHLHGFYYSVNSRGMMSADTIYRMAERRLVNTELMRVGSTMAFTWVPEKPGNWIFHCHFAFHVSDENVLEPKAKPAGGKAAEHAEHRAHAMAGLVLGIHVNPRPGDKYAVSTEPPRRLRLLLQTAPKRFGDKPAIGFVLQDGDKEPKRDSVSMPGPTLFLKRGQPVRITVVNHLREPSAVHWHGIELESFPDGVPNWSGMGKNVMAPIAPGDSFIAAFTPPRSGTFMYHSHLNEGTQMNSGMYGALLVLDDPRKFDPEKDKIILVGGGGPEPGPGLDTRGFVNGSSDPEPLLLEAGTKYRIRVINIHPDWRVEFALGTDSTRAQWRPVAKDGADLPKSQMTPRAAYLLTGPGETADFEFTPMIPGAMRLEVKTRVAGWNVPVDVFIRAAKQAAIVP
- a CDS encoding DUF1801 domain-containing protein gives rise to the protein MPATTTPVEDYLASLPDNQRAVLEPVRDTVRKNLPKGYEELMQGKFITYVIPRSRYPKTYNGQPLQYAALAAQKNYYTLYLMVPYGDEKELAQLQDGFRKAGKKLDMGKSCIRFKKLDDLPLDVIGESVARTSVDDYIRGYESVKRK